In Exiguobacterium sibiricum 7-3, a genomic segment contains:
- a CDS encoding DUF5057 domain-containing protein, with protein MQRWVRLFLVSLLIFTSITYIQPPHTKAEAGEKFKILEIRDAWSATNRIDPNTVITSMLTGLDTSRYEIKMMTVKELNASRFPLDGAFDAIVFDPSAFSGTDRYSMTVSDTKKNHNTNKIENDITKLKANEIYSAYVQKGLPVFLHQDVLAQTSSNFNLIFKGTPTYTDIAAVITKLKSQKIVRPRLERVSVQQQGTVLANVDKSTTAVPNVPIDFTYTTSLENTNQLARLYIDFDSNDQFEESEKVDEKPAGKTGTLSYNFDAPSYTGPRNWMIRVSSSDGLTDYKTGSFLMKDQVAEAKILQVTRTGTTGSINGFMNTRTLLKQDGFYDFNVEVITADTFNQTYSTKNLNTAYDMLIFGFQDSYGAASLSDAASNAILGFTNTGQGLMLSHDTIFRPNQSAIPELFWEKKFADLAGQKNFTNMGYAAPRTSGQAVKQNDGVMTTYPFTLGSNVLIATTHNQYFGLDLEQPDLIPWYNIRENSVAASNQDAGRTVGDARNHYYMYTKGNITYSGAGHTSTFSQQQEKELFSNTMYRAFIGANHKPLIKNILPDNQAGYLSNEPLTISYKVNDYDLRDRQLKTRIYIDNEKVFENDKLKNNSFVSQTFNGKLAGKTSAVIRIEAEDQRGAKTVETRTIQIVQPSASSPFILSRSIDPATIPQGETADITYTVKTSPMLQKDAIGNNGYIMGQFSVTMENILFSENFPTNVDVISATGLGNVKIVDQKLTGDIPDIEYDEAIEGVHKGLWIAQPSELTFTVKVRAKDSAGTHLFDKKDNIVSSTKTIYRDKKNGKDKSSSVSNDTQAFPTIGYALSKPYATEVKIPSVRIDLNTPSYKVLPDISPAGSQYGTLKWSIADTDIATINQEGIIVPKKIGTTDIKLIVPVANGKELVATSKLTINDVFGGLIVRDVPNVLYVGQTKSMTGDAIMLSGTDAPIKWIVTNPGFVESKGKETDTLSLTGVKPGILTVQAVVPATVGTTTYLAQSQTYSIEVKVPELTVTPSNLELWAGTTQDVTATFSPDIRLPFVLSKVSDAIELTATGTGYTVKGLTGTPNGPIDVLLQLKDFPDTQAITKINVRENPLTLTANDLTMTLQDDQKRPLLNWLPVTTTERFYRLEVLQGKEYVKTDATSQTLKALRPGVARVKVTALKEDKTVFEVLKDGEKEKQPLTTTFKVTISSEGSAGESDTDVY; from the coding sequence ATGCAACGTTGGGTACGTCTGTTTTTAGTCAGTCTGTTGATTTTTACCAGTATTACGTATATACAACCACCACATACAAAGGCTGAAGCCGGAGAAAAGTTTAAGATTTTAGAAATCCGAGATGCCTGGTCAGCAACAAATCGGATTGATCCGAATACTGTCATCACATCCATGTTGACAGGACTGGATACGAGCCGGTACGAGATTAAGATGATGACAGTCAAGGAACTGAATGCGTCGCGTTTCCCGCTTGATGGAGCATTTGATGCGATTGTTTTTGATCCGTCAGCTTTTTCGGGAACAGACCGTTATTCGATGACTGTTTCAGATACGAAAAAAAATCATAATACGAACAAGATTGAAAATGATATTACGAAGCTGAAAGCGAACGAAATCTACAGTGCTTATGTCCAAAAGGGTTTACCGGTCTTTTTACATCAAGATGTTCTAGCACAAACGTCAAGTAATTTTAATTTGATTTTTAAAGGTACGCCTACCTATACCGATATTGCGGCAGTCATTACGAAATTGAAGAGTCAAAAAATCGTTCGCCCTCGTCTGGAGCGGGTTTCCGTTCAACAACAAGGGACGGTCTTGGCAAACGTCGATAAAAGTACAACAGCTGTTCCGAACGTACCGATTGATTTCACGTACACGACAAGCCTTGAAAATACGAACCAACTCGCGCGACTCTATATTGATTTTGACAGTAATGATCAATTTGAAGAATCAGAAAAGGTTGATGAAAAACCTGCCGGGAAAACAGGTACACTGAGCTATAATTTTGATGCGCCAAGTTATACCGGTCCACGGAACTGGATGATTCGCGTTTCTAGTAGTGACGGTTTGACGGATTATAAAACCGGCAGTTTTTTAATGAAGGATCAGGTCGCGGAAGCGAAAATTCTTCAAGTGACACGGACAGGAACGACCGGATCCATCAATGGATTTATGAATACTAGAACGTTACTGAAGCAGGATGGATTTTATGACTTTAATGTCGAAGTCATCACTGCAGACACATTTAATCAAACGTATTCGACTAAGAATTTAAATACGGCTTACGATATGTTAATTTTTGGTTTTCAAGATTCTTATGGTGCCGCATCTTTGAGTGACGCTGCATCGAACGCGATCCTTGGGTTTACGAACACGGGCCAAGGATTGATGTTGTCTCACGACACGATTTTCCGTCCGAATCAATCAGCGATTCCCGAGCTGTTCTGGGAAAAGAAGTTTGCTGATTTAGCAGGACAAAAGAATTTTACGAATATGGGCTATGCGGCGCCGCGTACATCGGGACAAGCAGTTAAGCAAAACGATGGTGTCATGACAACTTACCCCTTCACCTTAGGAAGTAATGTCTTAATTGCAACGACCCACAACCAATACTTTGGACTGGACTTGGAACAACCTGATTTAATTCCATGGTATAACATTCGCGAAAATAGTGTTGCCGCCTCGAACCAAGATGCCGGTCGAACAGTTGGCGACGCAAGAAATCATTATTATATGTATACAAAAGGAAATATCACCTATTCGGGTGCTGGACATACTTCGACATTCAGTCAACAGCAAGAAAAAGAACTGTTTTCAAATACAATGTACCGCGCTTTTATTGGAGCAAACCATAAGCCGCTCATTAAAAATATCTTGCCGGATAATCAAGCCGGTTATTTGAGTAATGAGCCACTTACAATTTCGTATAAAGTGAATGATTATGATTTACGGGATCGCCAATTAAAAACACGTATTTATATCGATAACGAAAAGGTATTTGAGAACGATAAATTGAAAAATAATTCCTTTGTCAGTCAGACGTTTAACGGTAAATTGGCGGGGAAAACGTCAGCCGTGATTCGGATTGAAGCCGAGGACCAGCGTGGAGCGAAGACGGTTGAAACACGAACGATTCAAATCGTTCAGCCCTCTGCTTCATCGCCGTTCATCTTATCACGTTCCATCGATCCGGCTACAATCCCGCAAGGTGAAACAGCTGACATCACCTACACTGTCAAAACAAGTCCAATGCTCCAAAAAGATGCGATTGGAAATAATGGGTATATCATGGGGCAATTCTCTGTCACGATGGAGAACATCCTTTTTAGTGAAAATTTCCCGACAAATGTTGATGTCATTTCAGCGACCGGACTCGGTAACGTTAAAATTGTGGATCAAAAATTGACTGGAGATATTCCGGATATTGAATATGATGAAGCAATCGAAGGTGTCCATAAAGGCTTATGGATTGCACAGCCGTCTGAACTCACCTTTACAGTGAAAGTTCGGGCGAAAGACAGCGCTGGTACTCATTTATTTGATAAAAAAGACAATATAGTCAGTTCGACCAAAACGATTTATCGCGATAAAAAGAATGGAAAAGACAAATCGTCATCGGTGTCCAATGATACACAAGCTTTCCCGACGATAGGGTATGCTTTATCAAAACCTTATGCAACAGAAGTGAAAATTCCGTCAGTCCGTATCGATCTCAATACCCCGTCTTATAAAGTGTTGCCTGATATCAGCCCGGCAGGTAGTCAATACGGGACGTTGAAGTGGTCGATTGCAGACACAGACATTGCGACGATTAACCAAGAGGGAATCATTGTGCCGAAGAAAATCGGAACGACGGATATCAAACTGATTGTCCCTGTCGCAAACGGTAAAGAACTGGTCGCGACATCAAAATTGACCATCAACGATGTATTTGGCGGACTGATTGTCCGGGATGTTCCAAATGTGTTATATGTCGGACAAACAAAATCAATGACTGGGGATGCCATTATGTTGTCCGGAACGGATGCCCCGATCAAATGGATTGTTACGAATCCTGGGTTTGTTGAATCCAAGGGGAAAGAAACCGATACGTTGTCCTTAACCGGTGTCAAACCCGGTATACTGACCGTACAAGCTGTCGTGCCAGCGACCGTGGGAACGACGACTTATCTGGCACAATCACAAACCTATTCGATTGAAGTCAAAGTACCGGAACTGACCGTTACGCCTAGCAACCTGGAACTTTGGGCTGGGACGACGCAGGACGTAACTGCAACGTTCTCACCGGATATTCGCTTACCGTTTGTTCTTTCGAAAGTCAGTGATGCTATTGAACTGACTGCGACCGGTACCGGATACACCGTCAAAGGATTGACCGGGACTCCAAACGGTCCGATTGATGTACTGTTACAGTTAAAAGATTTCCCAGATACGCAAGCGATCACTAAAATCAATGTGCGTGAAAATCCACTGACATTGACGGCGAATGATTTGACGATGACATTACAAGATGATCAAAAACGCCCGCTTCTCAATTGGCTACCCGTTACGACGACGGAACGTTTCTATCGTCTCGAAGTCTTGCAAGGAAAAGAATACGTCAAGACGGATGCGACTTCTCAGACGCTGAAGGCACTTCGTCCGGGTGTTGCCCGCGTCAAGGTCACTGCCCTGAAAGAAGACAAGACTGTTTTTGAAGTATTGAAGGACGGAGAGAAAGAGAAGCAACCGTTGACGACGACGTTTAAAGTCACGATTTCATCTGAGGGATCGGCAGGAGAAAGTGATACGGATGTGTATTAA
- a CDS encoding ankyrin repeat domain-containing protein — translation MTRKKIMTVVLLFLIGIGGTTYLLIDYRNQQTFEASLKASDATKLQQAAEAVNLSTKERNRYIRQFQETLEYDKALVLLDRTSAKNQTNWFYVAQFAPTNVVADWLQAGASVRQVNKERQNVLHVATSVNRSVDAYALLVKQATKRELNQQDRFGHTPLYYATVDQNQEAMELLLAAGASPDKGKDRPIYETVKQNRKDLYQVLEKSGASATRKQVKQLAETYGAASFE, via the coding sequence GTGACACGAAAAAAAATCATGACCGTCGTTCTCCTGTTCTTGATTGGAATCGGAGGAACGACGTATCTGTTAATCGATTATCGAAATCAACAAACCTTTGAAGCAAGCCTCAAGGCAAGTGATGCCACTAAGTTGCAACAAGCAGCAGAAGCTGTCAATTTATCGACAAAAGAACGAAACCGGTATATCCGGCAGTTTCAAGAAACACTCGAGTACGACAAAGCACTCGTCCTGTTGGACCGGACAAGTGCTAAAAACCAAACCAATTGGTTTTATGTCGCGCAGTTTGCTCCGACGAATGTCGTAGCGGATTGGTTGCAAGCAGGCGCGTCCGTCCGACAAGTGAACAAGGAACGACAAAATGTGTTACATGTCGCAACAAGTGTCAATCGTTCGGTCGATGCCTACGCGTTACTCGTCAAACAAGCAACGAAACGCGAATTGAACCAGCAGGATCGATTCGGTCATACCCCACTCTATTATGCAACCGTCGATCAAAACCAAGAAGCGATGGAGCTGTTACTGGCAGCGGGTGCTTCGCCGGACAAAGGGAAAGATCGCCCGATTTACGAGACCGTCAAACAAAACCGGAAAGACCTTTATCAAGTGTTAGAAAAAAGCGGCGCCTCAGCAACACGTAAACAAGTGAAACAACTGGCTGAAACGTATGGTGCAGCATCTTTTGAGTAA
- a CDS encoding type II secretion system protein has product MRKSEEGYTLLFVLVTLTVLSVLAVATIGISLQSTRLTEIRGTNIEVESATQNELNQAIAALQQIVATTAGTNPTSSSTELFKDPTNQIILKLAASAPNVKVVLNEAASNIRVKAFDLTAEVEETKGDQPTVRKTYSQRVYLSAIPSFLYYILGSDNQVILNGAPRIQGNIFSREPLQVSASPNFIYNGVSGKYTDKTARSYIDGQVKVFQPKDQPLLSCRDFLPCDSSVFDSTVKTDLLATKDALVPFDFEFALNDFLDIPSTTPLATLSSYLRDQPIKQAVLSGPFLNELSTDKQLIRPAPTENNTVTITDDIVKASTEPLIIDGNLTISSLNPIDRPLEIKRPMIVLGNLLIRGNVSFATTMFSTGSSRLDDANIQGIASSVSQNTLILLSKGSLTINRVNKFSTPKTATPDMSAFLYSDDPKLNRIYSVGSTMNLQGGIFTKGSLEVNAYRGTLDLPENSFPQDVTALETLMKAKQSADAEKSRLRLTYDASVLQNPTAMLPLSRAVQLYVETPKRLP; this is encoded by the coding sequence ATGCGAAAATCTGAAGAAGGTTACACCCTACTATTTGTATTAGTGACATTAACCGTTCTGTCCGTACTGGCGGTGGCGACAATCGGTATCAGTCTACAATCCACCCGGTTGACGGAAATCCGGGGCACGAACATCGAAGTCGAATCAGCGACACAAAATGAATTGAATCAAGCAATCGCTGCCCTGCAACAAATCGTTGCGACGACAGCCGGCACCAATCCCACCAGTTCTTCCACCGAATTATTTAAGGATCCAACCAATCAAATCATTTTAAAGCTTGCGGCTTCCGCACCGAATGTCAAAGTAGTCTTAAACGAGGCGGCCTCGAACATCCGGGTCAAGGCATTTGATTTGACCGCAGAGGTCGAAGAAACAAAAGGCGATCAGCCGACGGTCCGAAAAACGTATTCGCAACGCGTTTATCTGTCTGCGATTCCAAGTTTTTTATACTACATCTTAGGTTCGGACAATCAAGTGATTTTAAATGGCGCCCCGCGGATTCAGGGAAATATCTTTTCCCGGGAACCGTTGCAAGTATCAGCGTCACCTAACTTTATCTACAATGGTGTTTCGGGGAAGTATACGGATAAAACGGCCCGTTCTTACATCGATGGTCAAGTCAAGGTATTCCAGCCAAAGGACCAACCGTTATTGAGCTGTCGTGATTTTTTACCTTGTGATTCAAGTGTATTCGACTCGACCGTCAAAACGGACTTGTTGGCCACAAAAGACGCCTTGGTCCCGTTTGATTTTGAATTCGCCTTAAACGATTTTTTAGATATTCCGAGTACCACGCCACTCGCCACGTTATCGAGTTACTTACGAGATCAACCGATCAAACAGGCTGTCTTATCAGGTCCATTTTTAAACGAACTAAGTACAGACAAACAACTGATTCGACCGGCACCAACAGAAAACAACACGGTGACCATTACCGACGACATCGTCAAAGCTTCCACTGAACCCCTTATCATCGACGGAAACTTGACGATTTCTTCCCTCAACCCCATCGATCGACCACTTGAAATCAAACGGCCGATGATTGTTCTCGGTAATTTACTGATCCGCGGTAACGTCAGCTTTGCAACGACGATGTTTTCGACGGGCTCGAGCCGCCTGGACGATGCGAACATTCAAGGAATTGCCAGTTCAGTCAGTCAGAATACCTTGATCCTTCTCAGCAAAGGAAGTTTGACGATTAACCGCGTCAATAAATTTTCAACACCAAAAACCGCAACACCCGATATGAGTGCTTTTTTATACAGCGATGATCCAAAGCTAAACCGAATCTATTCCGTTGGTTCGACGATGAACCTGCAAGGTGGAATCTTTACGAAAGGCAGTCTCGAAGTCAATGCCTACCGCGGAACGCTTGATTTACCGGAAAACAGTTTCCCGCAAGATGTAACAGCACTCGAGACCTTGATGAAGGCCAAGCAATCCGCTGATGCTGAAAAATCCCGTCTTCGTTTAACTTACGATGCGAGTGTTCTTCAAAATCCAACAGCGATGCTTCCGCTCAGCCGAGCCGTTCAACTCTATGTCGAGACGCCGAAACGGCTTCCATGA
- a CDS encoding type II secretion system protein — protein MRRLIKVFHQRSDGFSLVELLVAIVIAAIFSAVILTVFISGTKSFQATGIISELRSEADSSVGLILNEITGFDAIRIDELNQLSFYKKTLPSISQSTGLLERSAGFVPYNANQDQTDETVDPITYTFAEQQTEQTTLIYKGPPESINDQTRVEKTFTLSRPEMVTITTGDSPGVYVIHGILTITLTIRSVDQEETQTLTSTIGF, from the coding sequence ATGCGACGCTTAATCAAAGTTTTCCATCAACGAAGTGACGGGTTTTCACTCGTTGAATTACTGGTCGCAATCGTCATTGCTGCGATTTTTAGTGCGGTCATCCTAACGGTGTTTATTTCGGGAACAAAAAGCTTTCAGGCAACCGGCATTATCAGTGAGTTGCGGAGTGAAGCCGACAGTTCGGTTGGTTTGATTTTAAATGAAATCACCGGGTTTGATGCTATTCGAATTGACGAACTCAATCAATTGTCATTTTATAAAAAAACACTGCCAAGTATTAGTCAATCAACAGGGCTGCTTGAACGGTCGGCCGGTTTTGTACCGTATAACGCCAATCAAGACCAAACAGACGAGACGGTCGATCCGATCACTTATACATTTGCTGAGCAACAAACCGAACAGACGACTTTGATTTATAAAGGACCGCCCGAAAGCATCAATGACCAGACACGCGTTGAAAAAACATTTACATTATCACGTCCGGAAATGGTCACGATTACGACCGGCGATTCCCCTGGGGTTTACGTCATTCACGGCATCTTGACGATTACCTTAACCATCCGGTCCGTTGATCAAGAAGAAACACAAACCCTGACGAGTACGATCGGCTTTTAA
- a CDS encoding type IV pilus modification PilV family protein — MPNKQAGFSLIEVLVSITILSIISVSLISIFSQSLAASRDSTKLTFANYLAKNAASYIEREAVEAESGPFVFNDLKTKAQQATYQNGAFVMPTPNTPSCGVSAICDSIFNDAEINNLPFDVKFSVTPRKINGQTDPNLLDLYVYVYPDGQSEPITSLKGSITNATLNQSFPSTK; from the coding sequence GTGCCAAACAAGCAAGCTGGTTTTTCATTAATTGAGGTATTAGTAAGCATTACGATTTTATCGATTATTTCTGTATCGTTAATCAGTATCTTTTCCCAATCCCTCGCCGCATCCCGGGATAGCACCAAATTGACGTTTGCCAATTATCTCGCCAAAAATGCTGCCTCCTATATCGAGCGGGAAGCCGTCGAAGCAGAGTCCGGTCCTTTTGTTTTTAATGACTTGAAAACCAAAGCCCAACAGGCAACCTATCAGAATGGAGCTTTTGTAATGCCGACGCCGAACACGCCGTCATGTGGTGTATCGGCTATTTGTGACTCAATCTTCAATGACGCCGAAATAAATAATTTACCGTTCGATGTGAAGTTCAGTGTCACTCCACGTAAAATCAACGGACAAACGGATCCCAATCTGCTCGATTTGTATGTTTATGTCTATCCAGACGGACAATCAGAGCCCATTACTTCCTTGAAAGGATCGATTACGAATGCGACGCTTAATCAAAGTTTTCCATCAACGAAGTGA
- a CDS encoding G5 domain-containing protein, with amino-acid sequence MMINLKRFAVHTLLLVALIALIYVPSFALISFTGKATVSENFSDTARIGSVPVSGLTRKEAKPKVQEAVTSWSKKTPLTVGTGEETLPIPTELVTFKIEESIKQASLKKGGSLEVTVDQTAMEAYLASQPITYTEEQVKTFNTWLIKTSEKLEEGNFDPSETAAAIDPAGEVVSSVTFMTRSAAEEQMIDAMAQVDIKAGQLMNVKTYGMDPIAASFIGSKLYELFAKTPFEIVERMPHAQLPDDITLGYDVKIDEKTDFAVRNTQAVNYQVVATKNGSDVTLELRGTPFKETVSAVLEAEKTIPYRTITRYSATLSAGTSSDTQSGIEGKSIELYRVTKSNQGEVKRLLALDFYAATPAIVTKSSQEELPPVVTPPAEEPSTDSTDETTNDETTNDSTDNSTTDSTDGTTDGTTTPEEPVTPEQPTTPDTPDTPTTGDPASPVEDDSTEGAVG; translated from the coding sequence ATGATGATAAATTTAAAACGTTTTGCTGTACATACGCTGTTGCTAGTCGCCTTAATCGCCTTAATCTATGTTCCTTCGTTTGCCTTGATTTCCTTTACCGGCAAAGCAACAGTCTCGGAAAACTTCTCTGACACGGCGCGTATTGGTTCTGTTCCCGTCAGCGGATTGACACGGAAAGAAGCAAAACCGAAAGTGCAGGAAGCAGTCACGTCCTGGTCTAAAAAAACACCATTGACCGTCGGGACAGGAGAAGAAACATTGCCAATTCCGACTGAACTGGTGACATTTAAAATTGAGGAATCAATCAAACAAGCGTCCTTAAAAAAAGGTGGATCTTTAGAGGTAACTGTTGATCAAACAGCGATGGAAGCCTATCTCGCCTCACAACCGATTACATATACAGAAGAGCAGGTGAAGACGTTCAACACCTGGTTAATCAAAACAAGTGAAAAATTGGAAGAAGGAAACTTTGATCCGTCTGAAACGGCAGCAGCGATTGATCCGGCGGGTGAAGTCGTTTCGAGTGTCACGTTCATGACCCGTTCGGCAGCAGAAGAACAGATGATTGACGCGATGGCTCAAGTCGACATTAAGGCCGGTCAATTGATGAATGTGAAGACATATGGGATGGATCCGATTGCGGCCTCCTTCATTGGCAGTAAACTGTATGAATTATTTGCGAAAACGCCATTTGAGATTGTCGAACGGATGCCACATGCGCAGTTACCGGACGATATCACGCTTGGTTATGATGTCAAGATTGACGAAAAAACCGATTTTGCCGTTCGGAACACACAAGCGGTCAACTACCAAGTCGTAGCGACGAAGAATGGGAGCGATGTCACACTTGAATTACGCGGGACACCGTTCAAAGAAACGGTTTCTGCCGTACTGGAAGCGGAAAAAACAATTCCGTACCGGACAATCACACGCTATTCTGCAACGCTATCTGCGGGAACAAGCAGTGATACGCAATCAGGCATCGAAGGAAAATCAATTGAGTTGTATCGTGTCACGAAATCAAATCAAGGAGAAGTCAAACGATTACTGGCCCTTGATTTTTATGCAGCCACACCAGCCATTGTGACGAAGAGCAGTCAAGAAGAGTTACCGCCTGTCGTCACACCACCGGCAGAAGAACCGTCAACCGACTCGACGGACGAGACGACGAATGATGAAACAACCAATGACTCGACAGATAACTCAACAACTGACTCAACGGATGGAACAACAGACGGAACGACGACACCAGAAGAACCTGTAACACCGGAGCAACCGACAACACCAGATACTCCGGATACACCAACAACAGGGGACCCGGCATCTCCAGTCGAAGATGATTCGACAGAAGGCGCTGTCGGCTGA
- a CDS encoding GspE/PulE family protein has product MAMKRKRLGEMLLEESVVTEAQIEEALSVKRTSEKLGDTLLRLGHLTEQQLIEALHHQLKIPVIQLYNYPVDVAVTKLISKELAQRHTLVPVYREGNRLFIAMADPMDLIAIDDLRLQTGLMIEVGLATRDEIRRTILKYYDIDSSLRELLESDEMTISDTSRDTVTREDAPIIRLVNQILENGISQRASDIHMDPQETSLSIRIRIDGELRTENNYPKQIQNILTTRIKVMSELDITESRLPQDGRIKFLHNGVAYDFRVSTLPTVYGEKVVIRILDSSNSNISIAKIGFSERNEQQFREMLKRPNGIILITGPTGSGKSSTLYAALNELNDETRNIITVEDPVEYQVDGINQVQVNSKIGLTFASGLRSILRQDPNVVMVGEIRDIETAEISIRASLTGHLVLSTLHTNSAVSSITRLIDMGVEPFLVAASVTGLIAQRLVRRVCRDCGEVQPLSKREEELFAQEGITATTVMRGRGCSSCNMTGYRGRLAIQEVVMVDESLRRMIMNQSTESEITMYVRSQGQRLLLADGLSKVAQGITTTEEILRTVISE; this is encoded by the coding sequence ATGGCGATGAAACGAAAACGTTTAGGCGAAATGCTGTTGGAAGAAAGTGTCGTGACGGAAGCACAGATTGAAGAGGCTTTATCCGTCAAACGGACATCGGAAAAATTAGGGGATACCTTACTACGACTCGGTCATTTAACCGAACAACAATTGATTGAAGCGTTGCATCATCAATTAAAAATTCCTGTCATTCAACTGTATAACTATCCGGTCGATGTCGCGGTAACGAAATTGATCTCAAAAGAACTGGCGCAGCGGCATACATTAGTGCCGGTTTATCGAGAAGGAAATCGGCTGTTCATCGCGATGGCAGATCCGATGGATTTAATTGCAATTGATGATTTGCGGTTGCAGACAGGATTGATGATTGAGGTGGGACTTGCGACACGCGACGAAATCCGGCGGACGATTTTAAAGTATTACGATATCGATTCATCCCTGCGAGAATTACTCGAGTCCGACGAGATGACGATTTCGGATACATCACGTGATACCGTGACACGTGAAGATGCTCCCATTATCCGTCTGGTCAATCAAATACTCGAAAACGGAATTTCCCAGCGGGCATCCGATATTCATATGGATCCACAAGAAACATCGCTGTCAATCCGAATTCGGATTGATGGTGAATTACGGACAGAAAACAATTATCCGAAACAGATTCAAAATATTTTGACGACCCGGATTAAAGTCATGAGCGAACTGGACATTACGGAATCCCGGTTACCACAGGATGGACGAATTAAATTCCTACATAATGGCGTTGCGTATGATTTCCGGGTCTCGACATTACCGACTGTCTACGGCGAAAAAGTCGTCATTCGGATTCTCGACAGTTCAAATTCCAACATCTCGATTGCAAAAATCGGTTTCAGTGAACGGAACGAACAACAATTCCGTGAGATGCTCAAACGGCCAAACGGGATTATCTTAATCACGGGACCAACCGGATCCGGGAAATCCTCGACATTGTATGCCGCTTTAAATGAATTGAACGATGAAACACGGAATATCATTACCGTCGAAGATCCGGTCGAGTATCAAGTCGACGGTATCAATCAGGTTCAGGTCAACTCAAAAATCGGCTTGACGTTTGCCAGTGGTCTCCGTTCGATTCTGCGACAGGATCCAAACGTCGTCATGGTCGGGGAGATTCGGGACATTGAAACAGCCGAGATTTCAATCCGGGCTTCATTAACCGGTCACCTTGTTCTCTCGACCTTGCACACGAATTCGGCCGTCAGTTCGATTACCCGATTGATCGATATGGGGGTTGAACCATTCCTTGTCGCGGCCTCGGTCACCGGATTGATTGCCCAACGCCTCGTCCGGCGGGTGTGCCGTGACTGCGGGGAAGTCCAGCCGTTGTCGAAACGGGAAGAAGAATTGTTTGCACAAGAAGGAATCACAGCGACGACCGTCATGCGGGGACGCGGCTGCTCCTCTTGTAACATGACAGGCTATCGTGGACGTCTGGCGATTCAAGAAGTTGTCATGGTTGATGAAAGCTTACGACGGATGATCATGAATCAATCAACGGAGAGTGAAATCACGATGTATGTAAGATCACAAGGACAAAGGTTATTGCTAGCGGACGGTTTATCTAAAGTCGCCCAAGGGATCACGACGACGGAAGAAATCCTCCGGACGGTGATTTCCGAATGA